A stretch of the Coregonus clupeaformis isolate EN_2021a unplaced genomic scaffold, ASM2061545v1 scaf0483, whole genome shotgun sequence genome encodes the following:
- the LOC123484888 gene encoding histone H2A-like produces MSGRGKTGGKARAKAKTRSSRAGLQFPVGRVHRLLRKGNYAERVGAGAPVYLAAVLEYLTAEILELAGNAARDNKTTRIIPRHLQLAVRNDEELNKLLGGVTIAQGGVLPNIQAVLLPKKTEKAVKAK; encoded by the coding sequence ATGAGCGGAAGAGGCAAAACCGGAGGCAAGGCCAGGGCGAAGGCAAAGACCCGTTCATCCCGTGCCGGGCTCCAGTTCCCCGTGGGCCGTGTGCACAGGCTGCTGCGCAAAGGCAACTACGCCGAGCGTGTGGGCGCTGGCGCACCAGTCTACCTGGCCGCCGTGCTCGAGTACCtgactgctgagatcctggagttggcCGGCAACGCTGCCCGTGACAACAAGACGACTCGTATCATCCCCCGTCACCTGCAGCTGGCCGTCCGTAACGACGAGGAGCTGAACAAACTGCTCGGCGGTGTGACCATCGCTCAGGGTGGTGTGCTGCCCAACATCCAGGCAGTGCTACTCCCCAAGAAGACCGAGAAGGCAGTCAAAGCCAAGTAA